Below is a genomic region from Salvelinus sp. IW2-2015 unplaced genomic scaffold, ASM291031v2 Un_scaffold8193, whole genome shotgun sequence.
CTCAGGAGTTGTTTAGAACGGTGATGTCAGGTGTAGAGCTTACCTTTCTCCGCCGAGAGCTTGCTGACGTCCATGGTCTTGTTCAGGACTTTGACGGCCAACGCCAGGGCAGAGGACAGCGACATCTCACCCTCTTTGAAATCCTGCTTCAACATGGACACTGCAGCCTGGGGACGAAGAAGACAACATGATGATTTATACAAACGTGTGGGTCTaattctgaatgctgattggttaaaatcgtttttcagccggtgtctattccacaagttaccacaggcTAAAACCTCATTATCACTCGATGAGATAATTGTGTCTATTTTCATTGAGAGGGAGTAGGCCACTTAGGCAGCCATAACTCTGACATCCAGCAAAGGGGCTGAATTATTGAAATATTATGCCATAAAAGTATCAGCTATATGTTAATTTCCCAGTCAACACTGTAGCACCATCTACTGTAACGTTTCACGTCGTTACTTTGTGGCAATGCTGCTGCCAAAACATGTGTGCATTGTGCCAATGTTGATGACAGCAAACAGGCTTACCGCACTATTGTTGCCGATGCAAGTAGCCTTCCAGCCTCCATAGTTCCCACTGGGGTCACTCTGGTACAGCTGGAAGCCGTAGTGTTTGTCCCAGCCCATGTACAGCAGAGACACTCCAAACGGCCTCTTCCCTgaagacacacaacacatcaaaTACAATCAAACCTGTGCTTACTCTAACGACTCTGGTATGTTCTTTTCCACACAGCCCTTTGGTCCAATATGGTTTCAGCAACAGTGTAACCAGGGTRGTGTTTACTAGAGAACCCAACTGAGGTGTTTGTGTCATTTGTCTTATAGCTAACCTCCAAACTGTGTGTAGGCCTGTTTGATGTCACACAACGCTGTCACCAACTGCTCACAGGGGATTGGCTCCTGGTACTGCAGTAGATATCTGTGTGAATTAAATAACACATAMACATTATCTGTCAGATAAACAGACACGGTGCTAGRTTACTAGAGGTGCCTTGTTGGTCTTGCACTAACACTGTACATTGCTTKGTATACAAATTAATGAACAAATGGRTCACAGGTAGAGACCGTGGACTTTACTACCCAACGTACCTCTGTGCTATTAGCCTCAGCTCATTGGTTAGAACGTTAGCATCGGAGGTGATTCCGGCAACACTGCAAGCCATGTCTCTGAAAGGATAAAGGTTAACACCAAATCACAGAGCAGCCCATGGGTATAATGTAGCAGCATGTCTGACATCATCCCAGCTtccgagtaggagtgctgatctaggatcagtttagcctttctgatcataataataatgcagacctgatcctagatcaacactcctctCATTTACGCTTAGTGTGTCTCTATATATAACGCTAATCCGTTTGAACCCCTAGCGCCCCCCCGACAGAGGGtggtgggtgtggttgtgtgtgcgttcgtgccaGTGGCATCTACCTTTAAGTGTTGACAAATTATACTGCAGTCTAGTATAAAAGATGTGAAGAGGAGACAGTAAGGCCCTCACAGACCTACGATACTCGCACTTGGGACCTCATTGACGAGCCGCACGAGTCCGCACTAGGTCCCTGCAACATTGGAGGAATGTTTTTCTCGCACATTTGTGCTCACATTACTCTGGTCAGGAACTGGGATTTTTAGACCTGCTATGGACATCTGGCAGTTTAGTTTTAATTGCTCCATAACTCAGGTGGTTGGCAGTCTCAATTAGTCGCGTCAGTGTGTAGGACACGATTTTAGAAAAATACACACAAAGCTGGGTCAGCAGCCCATTCGTGCTCCATGAAGACACACTTTAGCTGTCTTAGGTGCTACAAGAAGAGTAGGAGATAGGCCTGTGGTTGGAATAGAGAATCACATGAACAGTCATCTAAACCGAACTGTAAATACTACTCTTTGCCATAAAAAACAAATTGTATCTTTCAGGCTGGTTTGAAAACGGACAAAACAGAAGCTAAAGataaccaaaaaaacaaaaacaagcattgAAATAAGCGCACAACAGGGCGCTTATCGAAAAGATAGTTTATATACGACaagtttaaattaaaaaaaactgtagatATGCATTATTAGAGCTTTGTTATAATGATAATACCCCTATAGCCTTTGAAATAGGAATGATAAAAAATATCTAATATCATACCTCTACATTATTTACATGATATAGAATGTATAAAAGTTGACGAATTTctacatcataaaacattttctgtCATTTATCTTAAATCTCCTCTGTGAAATTGGTCGTGGCGTCGCCCAGAAGCAGCCCTATACACAAAAGATATTTGGTCTGGAAAGACTGAGCGGAATCTTCGTGTTCGGCCTCAAATAACAACTACATATTGAGACAAACGATGGCACATTTAATTAAAAGTTTGAACGCAAAACACTACAACAGTaaagtatatatattataataaacatactaaacaataaaaaaataaataaaactagacTAAAATAAACATCCCATTACAAATAAACTTATGTTGGTAGTGCATCTTCCTCTtaaattttctttgtttttttttttttttcagtttgtTTGCTAGCTTTTGAAGTTTACTTGTACATAGTCTGTaatttatgctttcagtactagatttcattcctgatcctttgattgattgacacatgtcagttcatgctgcaagagatcTGATAGGTTTTGGAGAAAATTGTTCAGAAGTTGtcaattactgtgtaagtctatggaagggggtgagaaccatgagcctccaagGTTTATGTAATTGAAGTCAATGTCCAATGATCATTGATCATCATCTTGGAAAgatcaagatggcgtagcagtgtagacgtgtttctTTAGTCCTCATCGTGTACGTTCGTATTTTTTCGTATTTccttgtatatattttaaacattttttttctatctcttttccgATTTTTTAATTCGATTTATACCTCCGGTACCTACCTcacaatgtgatacggaatcgctattgattttttttaacttggaacactttcaagaacccccagtaagCTAACGACAGCTATCAGCTTACAACTaattagccatttttttgccgctgctagcagcttttaccttctgcacagacaccagcctgtTATTAGCCCTGGATATTACTCCAACAATTGTACCAGCAcgggactgtctctcgacaacaacgccggattcctgcgtaatccctgagccactatcTTCTGaatctcacagctagcttgcaggcTAGCgcgctagcgccactgccacgaatgCTAGCACCCAGTTAGCAACAcgaattctacaattcacaacctctctttcgccatcgccatccggcttggattctctgtcgacacgacacACGTCTGGCtcagacgaataccccatccgctgtgcccatcaaccggcctccgtctgagcagacccctccgtctgagcagaccacctcCCGCGGGCTAACTAagctttaaacgccgcgtgctagcgttAGTGGAGgccctccctgctccatctaacGGCTGCCCCCTGGAACACTACTGatatcacttggctacatagcctGATGCCTGCTTGAACTGTCTCATTAATTCACGgcactccattctgtttatttgttttatctGTCAGGCTCTGTGCTTAACtgcaggatctgtgtgtagtttttAATTCGacccctctctgcctagtcgcgccattttacctgttgttgctgtgtagtGGACAGCTGCTGTTAtgcttacctgttgttttagctaagcTCTCccatcaagacctgcaatcactttaatgccttattgtatgtctctctcaaatatcaatatgcttgCATACTGTTTGTTCagcctagttatcattatcattgtttggtTTGCCAAGGACCCGGTAGTTCCCTCCCGTACCTCTGATACTCCTTTGTCCCCACCCCCACaagcggtgacctcacccattgagacgcagcatgtccagagatacacctctcttatcatcacccagtgctggCTTCCTCCGCCTGtaacccgtgccccaccatacccctgtccgcacattatgccagaatctattctaccacgccccaTAAAaattgctccttttattcttttgtCCCCGAACGCTCTAAGGCGACCAGTTTTTGATCGCCTTTAGTCCGCAccactcatcctactactcctctgttcctcggtgatgtggaggtcAACCCAGGCCTGCATGTCCCAGTACCCCATTTTGTTGAcgtctgtgatcgaaaaagcttGGCCTTCAATGATgttcaacatcagaagcctctccCTAAGTTTTGGCTTACTCACCGCTttaagcacactctgccaaccctgatgtccttccgtgtccgaatcctggcttaggaaaggccaccaaaaattctgggaaaAAATCTCCataccaactataacactttcccgTCAAAGATgaaaactgccaaagggggaggagttgcaccATCTACTGCGAAGAAGAATATGCGCAAAAGTTCtggtcatactttccaggtctatgcccaaagtttcgaacttctaattttaaaaaaattaatctccagaaataagtctctcactgttgccgcctgctacgacCCCTCAAGCTccactgtgccctggacaccatctgtgaattgatcgctccccatctagcttcagagttttgtTCTGTGTAGGTGGACCGCTAAACTGGGATATGGCTTAATAAAACCCCGGCAGTTTCCCTACAATCAAGCTTGAATGCCCTCAATTCTCACACAAAATCATCAAAGGAACCCACCAAGGTACATACTAATACGTAAACATGGCACCCCTATATAGA
It encodes:
- the LOC112079491 gene encoding proteasome subunit alpha type-4, which translates into the protein MACSVAGITSDANVLTNELRLIAQRYLLQYQEPIPCEQLVTALCDIKQAYTQFGGKRPFGVSLLYMGWDKHYGFQLYQSDPSGNYGGWKATCIGNNSAAAVSMLKQDFKEGEMSLSSALALAVKVLNKTMDVSKLSAEKVEIATLTREDGKTKIKVLKQKEVEELIKRHEAEEAKAEKDKKDKEQKEKDK